The following are from one region of the Flavimobilis soli genome:
- a CDS encoding HtaA domain-containing protein, producing the protein MQLVSRARSALAALAVLALTLTASIVGLATPASAAAGPQLVVSKTTDLEPGEEVTVTGSGYDPAVSMYLLVCTDVPLSEVDFDFAMDCRTGAKLIKPGATGTQVELESDGTFTTTIAVPDKGADGTAIYTVADHTAQSNRDQDAKQTVTFVTPPSVSVSPVTGVDAGVANTFSLSGSNFVLPGSAQGLYAGVVATSDWPQGAAPDASKFIGTKYIAAGSITGGAFTASLSVAAGALDPTRSYEVVTFCAHACSRTDRSLDVRVPITFAAPVVRPSVSVSPVTGVDAGVANTFSLTGSNFVLPGSAQGLYAGVVATSDWPQGAAPDASKFIGTKYIPAGSITGGAFTASLSVAAGALDPTRSYEVVTFCAHACSRTDRSLDVRVPITFAAPVVRPSVSVSPVTGVDAGVANTFSLSGSNFVLPGSAQGLYAGVVATSDWPQGAAPDASKFIGTKYIAAGSITGGAFTASLSVAAGALDPTRSYEVVTFCAHACSRTDRSLDVRVPITFAAATTPTPTPTPTPTPTPTPTPTPTPAPKPSECVADSSITSGTVSWGVKSSFVTYIGGSIAKGRIERTGVALKDGRFEWSGGTGTYADGKGSVLLPGTLHFLGHHDEMNMRWSNLRLVLTSSTKAELRADADVKAYLSTPAQDLKDVAIGSVDLRGAVTTDGRTTTITNAAVTLLASGTPVFAGFYPAGEKLDPLSATITVAEKCDDAKVPPTPKPVATPTVSLGGDVEGARVEQGGTIQFRVSGLPKKAASSAEVRSDPISLGAKRTSAKGTVTYEFDVPEGFAAGRHTFVLTVAGLAEPVTRSFTVVRAAADTPAETDEPARCVARTVSGGTLTWGLKSSYLAYIEGSIAQGKITTSGATRSGSTFTWAGGTGAYNADAARGTGSFTGSVRTVGHGGVLDVTFANPRIVMHSATQASLVLDTRGTTLDGDTFSYTGITFATLHLSGRGGLSGDRVSYSGVPATLTAAGAKAFSGFYKAGDSLAPVSFTLPLGGQTDCSTPTGTLPVTGSEPAGLVALSGALLLAGAVLVAVRRRRGAVTA; encoded by the coding sequence GTGCAGCTTGTGTCCCGAGCCAGGTCCGCCCTTGCGGCGCTGGCAGTCCTCGCCCTGACGCTCACCGCGTCGATCGTCGGGCTTGCCACCCCCGCCAGTGCCGCAGCCGGCCCGCAGCTCGTCGTCTCCAAGACGACCGACCTGGAGCCGGGCGAGGAAGTCACCGTCACTGGTTCGGGTTATGACCCGGCCGTGTCGATGTACCTGCTCGTGTGCACCGACGTGCCGCTGTCGGAGGTTGATTTCGACTTCGCCATGGATTGCAGAACCGGTGCGAAGCTCATCAAGCCTGGGGCGACCGGCACCCAGGTCGAGCTCGAGTCCGACGGTACGTTCACGACGACGATCGCCGTCCCGGACAAGGGCGCAGACGGCACGGCGATCTACACCGTCGCCGACCACACGGCACAGTCGAACCGTGACCAGGACGCGAAGCAGACAGTCACGTTCGTGACGCCGCCGTCGGTCTCGGTGTCGCCGGTGACGGGTGTCGATGCTGGTGTTGCCAACACGTTCTCGCTCTCGGGCAGCAACTTCGTGCTGCCTGGGTCTGCGCAGGGCCTGTACGCGGGTGTCGTCGCGACGAGCGACTGGCCCCAGGGCGCGGCGCCTGACGCGTCGAAGTTCATCGGGACGAAGTACATCGCTGCGGGCTCGATCACTGGCGGCGCGTTCACGGCGTCGCTCTCCGTCGCGGCCGGTGCGCTCGACCCGACCCGCTCGTACGAGGTCGTGACGTTCTGCGCCCACGCCTGCTCGAGAACTGACCGGTCGCTCGACGTCCGCGTACCCATCACCTTCGCGGCGCCCGTGGTCCGGCCGTCGGTCTCGGTGTCGCCGGTGACGGGTGTCGATGCTGGTGTTGCCAACACGTTCTCCCTCACGGGCAGCAACTTCGTGCTGCCTGGGTCTGCGCAGGGCCTGTACGCGGGTGTCGTCGCGACGAGCGACTGGCCCCAGGGCGCGGCGCCTGACGCGTCGAAGTTCATCGGGACGAAGTACATCCCGGCGGGCTCGATCACTGGCGGCGCGTTCACGGCGTCGCTCTCCGTCGCGGCCGGTGCGCTCGACCCGACCCGCTCGTACGAGGTCGTGACGTTCTGCGCCCACGCCTGCTCGAGAACTGACCGGTCGCTCGACGTCCGCGTACCCATCACCTTCGCGGCGCCCGTGGTCCGGCCGTCGGTCTCGGTGTCGCCGGTGACGGGTGTCGATGCTGGTGTTGCCAACACGTTCTCGCTCTCGGGCAGCAACTTCGTGCTGCCTGGGTCTGCGCAGGGCCTGTACGCGGGTGTCGTCGCGACGAGCGACTGGCCCCAGGGCGCGGCGCCTGACGCGTCGAAGTTCATCGGGACGAAGTACATCGCTGCGGGCTCGATCACTGGCGGCGCGTTCACGGCGTCGCTCTCCGTCGCGGCCGGTGCGCTCGACCCGACCCGCTCGTACGAGGTCGTGACGTTCTGCGCCCACGCCTGCTCGAGAACTGACCGGTCGCTCGACGTCCGCGTACCCATCACCTTCGCGGCTGCGACCACGCCGACGCCGACGCCGACCCCCACGCCGACGCCGACCCCTACGCCGACCCCGACCCCTACGCCGGCTCCGAAGCCTTCCGAGTGCGTCGCTGACTCTTCGATCACCTCCGGGACCGTCTCGTGGGGCGTCAAGTCCAGCTTCGTGACCTACATCGGCGGCTCCATCGCCAAGGGCCGGATCGAGCGCACGGGCGTCGCCCTCAAGGACGGTCGCTTCGAGTGGTCGGGCGGCACGGGAACCTACGCTGACGGCAAGGGCAGCGTCCTCCTGCCCGGCACGCTCCACTTCCTCGGTCACCACGACGAGATGAACATGCGCTGGAGCAACCTGCGCCTCGTCCTCACCTCGTCGACCAAGGCTGAGCTCCGGGCAGACGCCGACGTCAAGGCCTACCTGTCGACCCCCGCACAGGACCTCAAGGACGTCGCGATCGGCTCGGTCGACCTTCGCGGCGCCGTGACGACGGACGGGCGCACGACGACCATCACCAACGCAGCCGTGACGCTCCTCGCCTCCGGCACGCCCGTCTTCGCAGGGTTCTACCCCGCGGGGGAGAAGCTCGACCCGCTCAGTGCCACGATCACGGTCGCCGAGAAGTGCGACGACGCCAAGGTTCCGCCCACCCCGAAGCCCGTCGCGACGCCGACGGTCTCGCTGGGCGGCGACGTCGAGGGCGCGCGGGTCGAGCAGGGCGGCACGATCCAGTTCCGCGTCAGCGGGCTGCCCAAGAAGGCCGCCTCGAGCGCCGAGGTCCGCTCCGACCCGATCAGCCTCGGTGCCAAGCGCACCTCGGCGAAGGGAACGGTCACGTACGAGTTCGACGTGCCCGAGGGCTTCGCCGCAGGCCGGCACACGTTCGTGCTCACCGTCGCGGGCCTCGCCGAGCCGGTCACGCGGTCGTTCACCGTGGTGCGCGCGGCAGCGGACACGCCTGCGGAGACGGACGAGCCCGCTCGCTGCGTCGCGCGCACCGTCTCCGGCGGCACCCTGACGTGGGGCCTGAAGTCGAGCTACCTCGCCTACATCGAGGGCTCGATCGCCCAGGGCAAGATCACGACGTCGGGCGCGACCCGCTCCGGCTCCACGTTCACGTGGGCCGGCGGCACGGGCGCGTACAACGCCGACGCCGCACGCGGCACCGGCTCGTTCACCGGATCGGTCCGCACGGTCGGTCACGGTGGCGTGCTCGACGTGACCTTCGCCAACCCGCGCATCGTGATGCACTCCGCGACGCAGGCGTCGCTCGTCCTCGACACCCGAGGCACGACGCTCGACGGCGACACGTTCTCCTACACCGGCATCACGTTCGCGACGCTGCACCTCAGCGGTCGCGGCGGGCTCTCGGGCGATCGCGTCTCCTACAGCGGCGTCCCCGCGACCCTCACGGCGGCAGGCGCCAAGGCGTTCTCCGGCTTCTACAAGGCAGGGGACTCGCTCGCTCCCGTCTCGTTCACCCTCCCGCTGGGTGGTCAGACCGACTGCTCGACGCCGACCGGCACCCTCCCCGTGACCGGGTCCGAGCCCGCCGGGCTGGTCGCGCTCTCCGGCGCGCTCCTGCTCGCTGGAGCCGTGCTCGTCGCGGTGCGCCGTCGCCGTGGTGCCGTCACCGCCTGA
- a CDS encoding TrmH family RNA methyltransferase, protein MLQDRDQETTREIGVGPWPGGPAAWPTDECYDPELLRDGDRRNVTDEFRYWTVDAIVAELDTRRHPFHVAIENWGHDLNIGSVVRTANAFNAAAVHIVGRRRWNRRGAMVTDRYQHVHHHPDVADLLAWAAGEGLPVIGIDNVPGSVAIETFALPRECVLLFGQEGAGLSDEAVAACDAVLHITQFGSTRSINAGAAGAIAMHAWISRYADIPQQ, encoded by the coding sequence GTGCTGCAGGACCGTGACCAGGAGACCACCCGGGAGATCGGCGTCGGGCCGTGGCCCGGCGGGCCGGCAGCCTGGCCCACCGACGAGTGCTACGACCCCGAGCTGCTGCGCGACGGCGACCGCCGCAACGTCACCGACGAGTTCCGGTACTGGACGGTCGACGCGATCGTCGCCGAGCTCGACACCCGCCGCCACCCGTTCCACGTCGCGATCGAGAACTGGGGCCACGACCTCAACATCGGGTCGGTCGTGCGCACCGCGAACGCGTTCAACGCGGCAGCCGTGCACATCGTCGGGCGACGTCGCTGGAACCGGCGAGGCGCCATGGTCACCGATCGCTACCAGCACGTGCACCACCACCCGGACGTCGCCGACCTGCTCGCCTGGGCGGCCGGGGAGGGGCTGCCGGTCATCGGCATCGACAACGTGCCCGGCTCGGTCGCGATCGAGACGTTCGCGCTCCCGCGCGAGTGCGTGCTGCTGTTCGGCCAGGAGGGCGCAGGCCTGAGCGACGAGGCCGTCGCGGCGTGCGACGCCGTCCTGCACATCACGCAGTTCGGGTCGACCCGGTCCATCAACGCCGGCGCTGCCGGAGCGATCGCGATGCACGCCTGGATCAGCAGGTACGCGGACATCCCGCAGCAGTGA
- a CDS encoding HAD-IIA family hydrolase yields MTDQPREIRSWLTDMDGVLVHEGVALPGAPEFIRALRDAERPFLVLTNNSIFTDRDLRARLAQSGIDVPQEAIWTSALATASFLQDQSPGGSAYVIGEAGLTTALYEVGYTLTESSPDYVVLGETRTYSFEAITKAIRLILDGARFICTNPDATGPSAEGPLPATGAVAAMITKATGREPYFVGKPNPMMFRSALNRIDAHSETTAMIGDRMDTDVVAGIEAGLETFLVLTGSTTAEQVELYPFRPSRVVPSIADLIELV; encoded by the coding sequence ATGACAGACCAGCCTCGCGAGATCCGCTCCTGGCTGACCGACATGGACGGCGTGCTCGTCCACGAGGGCGTCGCCCTCCCCGGCGCGCCGGAGTTCATCCGTGCGCTGCGCGACGCCGAGCGGCCTTTCCTCGTGCTCACGAACAACTCGATCTTCACCGATCGCGACCTGCGCGCTCGGCTCGCGCAGTCAGGCATCGACGTCCCGCAGGAGGCGATCTGGACGTCCGCGCTCGCCACGGCGAGCTTCCTGCAGGACCAGTCGCCGGGCGGCTCGGCGTACGTCATCGGGGAGGCCGGCCTCACGACTGCGCTCTACGAGGTGGGCTACACGCTCACCGAGTCGTCCCCGGACTACGTGGTGCTCGGCGAGACCCGCACCTACTCGTTCGAGGCGATCACCAAGGCGATCCGGCTGATCCTCGACGGCGCGCGGTTCATCTGCACGAACCCAGACGCGACGGGCCCGAGCGCCGAGGGCCCGCTGCCTGCGACGGGCGCGGTCGCCGCGATGATCACGAAGGCGACGGGACGCGAGCCGTACTTCGTGGGCAAGCCGAACCCGATGATGTTCCGGTCGGCGCTCAACCGCATCGACGCGCACTCGGAGACGACGGCGATGATCGGTGACCGCATGGACACGGACGTGGTCGCGGGCATCGAGGCGGGCCTCGAGACGTTCCTCGTGCTCACCGGCTCGACGACGGCGGAGCAGGTCGAGCTGTACCCGTTCCGTCCGTCGCGCGTCGTCCCCTCGATCGCAGACCTGATCGAGCTGGTCTGA
- a CDS encoding DedA family protein: MLTSVLDAASSLPLYATADPSVLALGPDWMQADSLIASFGTYALIGICLVVFIETGLLFPFLPGDSLLFTAGMLVAQDQLDFPLWLLCVLLFVCAFAGDQVAYGIGHRVGPRIFNKPDSRFFKQSYIDQTNAFFDKYGGRAIILARFAPFVRTYAPVAAGVGRMPYRHFVTYNVIGALLWGVGITVLGYFLGQISFIHDNIEAILVLIVLVSVLPIFIEVGRGWLARRRASDEPAATAPTTPEV; encoded by the coding sequence GTGCTGACCTCTGTGCTCGACGCCGCGTCCTCCCTACCGCTCTACGCGACCGCCGACCCGAGCGTGCTCGCTCTCGGCCCTGACTGGATGCAGGCAGACTCGCTCATCGCGTCGTTCGGCACGTACGCGCTCATCGGGATCTGCCTCGTCGTGTTCATCGAGACGGGGCTGCTGTTCCCGTTCCTGCCCGGCGACTCGCTGCTGTTCACGGCGGGCATGCTCGTCGCGCAGGACCAGCTCGACTTCCCGCTGTGGCTCCTGTGCGTGCTGCTGTTCGTGTGCGCGTTCGCGGGCGATCAGGTCGCGTACGGGATCGGGCACCGAGTTGGTCCGCGCATCTTCAACAAGCCGGACTCCCGCTTCTTCAAGCAGTCGTACATCGACCAGACGAACGCATTCTTCGACAAGTACGGCGGCCGGGCGATAATCCTCGCGCGCTTCGCGCCCTTCGTGCGCACGTACGCGCCCGTCGCGGCCGGTGTCGGACGGATGCCGTACCGCCACTTCGTCACGTACAACGTGATCGGGGCGCTCCTGTGGGGCGTCGGCATCACGGTGCTCGGGTACTTCCTCGGGCAGATCAGCTTCATCCACGACAACATCGAGGCGATCCTCGTCCTGATCGTGCTCGTCTCGGTGCTCCCGATCTTCATCGAGGTGGGGCGCGGCTGGCTCGCTCGGCGCCGAGCCTCGGACGAGCCTGCCGCGACCGCCCCGACGACCCCGGAGGTGTGA
- a CDS encoding STAS domain-containing protein: protein MIEISTSPATTTLTIAGDLDLAERDQFPEITARVVGLRRQLLVLDMCRVTFMDSTGAAFLISLADAGRRRGGATVLRGCDERDLFVLEVCGALDLFRIDADHECPPVADDADLTAARKPAVPRPRPHGRAVDA, encoded by the coding sequence ATGATCGAGATCTCCACGTCGCCGGCGACGACGACGCTGACGATCGCGGGCGACCTCGACCTCGCGGAGCGCGACCAGTTCCCCGAGATCACCGCGCGCGTCGTCGGCCTGCGCCGTCAGCTACTAGTCCTCGACATGTGCCGCGTGACGTTCATGGACTCGACCGGCGCGGCGTTCCTCATCTCGCTCGCGGACGCCGGGCGCCGGCGCGGCGGCGCAACCGTCCTACGCGGCTGCGACGAGCGCGACCTGTTCGTCCTCGAGGTGTGCGGCGCGCTCGACCTGTTCCGTATCGACGCCGACCACGAGTGCCCGCCGGTCGCCGACGACGCCGACCTCACGGCCGCGAGGAAGCCGGCCGTGCCGCGACCGCGGCCCCACGGTCGCGCGGTCGACGCCTGA
- a CDS encoding STAS domain-containing protein encodes MYDTPSPQDLPGQDPSAADESAATVSDPGTVHVLVGAVRTRIVLSGEIDANLADEFSDAMQDAETAGLPVEVDAHHVTFMDSSGVAFLARLATTSPHKVRVLRAPATMRFLLDVTRIGELLEILDEDPGFELAPVDEFTIERLPRHADPAL; translated from the coding sequence GTGTACGACACGCCCAGCCCGCAGGATCTCCCTGGGCAGGACCCGTCCGCCGCTGACGAGTCCGCCGCAACTGTGAGCGACCCCGGCACGGTCCACGTCCTCGTCGGCGCCGTGCGCACGCGTATCGTCCTGTCCGGCGAGATCGACGCCAACCTCGCCGACGAGTTCTCCGACGCGATGCAGGACGCCGAGACGGCTGGCCTCCCCGTCGAGGTCGACGCTCACCACGTGACGTTCATGGACTCGTCCGGCGTCGCGTTCCTCGCGCGTCTCGCGACGACGTCGCCGCACAAGGTGCGCGTGCTGCGCGCGCCCGCGACGATGCGCTTCCTGCTCGACGTGACGCGCATCGGCGAGCTCCTCGAGATCCTCGACGAGGACCCGGGCTTCGAGCTCGCACCCGTCGACGAGTTCACGATCGAGCGCCTCCCGCGCCACGCCGACCCCGCGCTCTGA
- a CDS encoding ATP-binding SpoIIE family protein phosphatase, giving the protein MNHPEAHRITPGDAGAALRAVAATRAGVGITVLEVDGPLLRIVWVNDRFTEVTGHPSSEVVGHEPREFLRERWNDDAFASLAQRVRKGEAAEVTLPFRKPQGDSVWLHLRLTSATQVGTDVGSEHWVATFDDVSDAMARHASLQESFAEERRAREGLSLLVRISGLLTETDASEVLSVVSTELAGSVASWAGFLLVSNHLELTAGVGPFDMSGMPERGAREVPPEPASVGPVDRASGGAVLHLLGGRLHDAILDLSLGYPEGSAAHRVQKAVLGDDPSLVLTAPRVRVMAIPGSRAVLGLLVIAPPEGTEPEDLDDDVRTLLDVIVRRVALAVENARLHAREHQLASALQRAMLPEQADVPGLDVWSYYSPNVEHAQVGGDWYDIVGISDDVAGIVIGDVVGHDVEAAAVMGQLRSVVRAYAFELTDPAKVLERTDKLVRGLGLARAASLVYGTLTRLADADAPEDDRRWRFEYSRAGHLPPILLRDGSATQLAQGAGALVGFGNRARTVGTVELRPGDTVVLYTDGLIERRDRGLRDGLQALLEVAGRSVASDAAGIGEELVSALAERPEDDVAVVVVRLPSRRRAGNPADGPRSRRWSLPSEPGSIARARHALLRTVQAWGLGNAANAELVVSELVANAVLHGWGTIVLRLFDTGDGLRIEVEDANPAPPVIMNGHPHGVGGYGVQIVDRLADWGWRPSVVGKIVWAKLSSV; this is encoded by the coding sequence ATGAATCACCCCGAAGCGCACCGCATCACCCCTGGCGACGCGGGAGCGGCCCTGCGCGCGGTCGCCGCGACCCGCGCCGGTGTCGGCATCACTGTGCTCGAGGTCGACGGCCCGCTCCTGCGGATCGTGTGGGTCAACGACCGGTTCACGGAGGTCACCGGGCACCCGTCGTCCGAGGTCGTCGGCCACGAGCCACGAGAGTTCCTGCGCGAGAGGTGGAACGACGACGCCTTCGCCTCTCTCGCCCAGCGTGTGCGCAAGGGCGAGGCGGCCGAGGTCACGCTGCCGTTCCGCAAGCCGCAGGGCGACTCCGTGTGGCTCCACCTCAGGCTCACGTCCGCGACCCAGGTCGGTACGGACGTCGGCTCCGAGCACTGGGTGGCGACCTTCGACGACGTCAGCGACGCGATGGCACGGCACGCGTCGCTCCAGGAGTCGTTCGCGGAGGAGCGCCGGGCGCGCGAGGGCCTCTCGCTGCTCGTGCGGATCTCAGGGCTGCTGACGGAGACGGACGCGTCCGAGGTGCTCTCCGTCGTGTCGACCGAGCTCGCGGGCTCGGTCGCGTCGTGGGCAGGCTTCCTCCTGGTCAGCAACCACCTCGAGCTGACCGCCGGCGTCGGCCCGTTCGACATGTCCGGGATGCCGGAGCGCGGCGCGCGCGAGGTGCCGCCCGAGCCGGCGTCGGTGGGTCCCGTCGACCGGGCGAGCGGGGGTGCGGTGCTGCACCTGCTCGGGGGGCGCCTCCACGACGCGATCCTCGACCTGTCGCTCGGCTACCCGGAGGGCTCGGCCGCGCACCGGGTCCAGAAGGCCGTGCTCGGTGACGACCCGAGCCTCGTGCTGACCGCGCCGCGCGTGCGGGTCATGGCGATCCCGGGGTCCCGCGCGGTGCTCGGTCTGCTCGTCATCGCACCGCCGGAGGGTACGGAGCCCGAGGACCTGGACGACGACGTCCGGACCCTCCTCGACGTGATCGTCCGCCGTGTGGCCCTTGCGGTCGAGAACGCGCGCCTGCACGCGCGCGAGCACCAGCTCGCGTCCGCGCTGCAGCGCGCGATGCTCCCCGAGCAGGCGGACGTGCCGGGGCTCGACGTGTGGTCGTACTACTCGCCGAACGTCGAGCATGCCCAGGTCGGCGGCGACTGGTACGACATCGTCGGGATCAGCGACGATGTCGCGGGCATCGTGATCGGCGACGTCGTGGGGCACGACGTCGAGGCGGCGGCCGTCATGGGCCAGCTGCGGTCGGTCGTGCGGGCGTACGCGTTCGAGCTCACCGACCCGGCGAAGGTCCTCGAACGGACGGACAAGCTGGTCCGGGGGCTGGGCCTGGCGCGTGCGGCGAGCCTCGTCTACGGCACCCTCACGCGGCTCGCGGACGCGGACGCGCCGGAGGACGACCGGCGTTGGCGCTTCGAGTACTCGCGCGCCGGGCACCTGCCGCCGATCCTCCTGCGGGACGGGTCCGCGACGCAGCTCGCGCAGGGTGCCGGTGCTCTCGTGGGCTTCGGCAACCGCGCCCGCACGGTCGGCACGGTCGAGCTGCGCCCGGGCGACACGGTCGTGCTCTACACGGACGGCCTGATCGAGCGCCGCGACCGCGGCCTGCGCGACGGGCTCCAGGCGCTGCTCGAGGTGGCGGGCCGCTCGGTCGCGTCCGACGCCGCCGGCATCGGCGAGGAGCTCGTGAGCGCACTCGCGGAGAGGCCCGAGGACGACGTCGCCGTCGTCGTCGTGCGCCTGCCCTCGCGGCGACGCGCGGGCAACCCTGCGGACGGTCCTCGCAGCCGCCGTTGGAGCCTGCCGAGCGAGCCGGGCTCGATCGCGCGGGCGCGCCACGCGCTGCTGCGGACGGTGCAGGCGTGGGGGCTGGGCAACGCCGCGAACGCCGAGCTCGTGGTCTCGGAGCTCGTCGCGAACGCCGTGCTGCACGGGTGGGGCACGATCGTGCTGCGCCTGTTCGACACGGGCGACGGCCTGCGCATCGAGGTGGAGGACGCGAACCCGGCGCCGCCCGTCATCATGAACGGCCACCCGCACGGCGTGGGTGGCTACGGCGTGCAGATCGTCGACCGGCTCGCGGACTGGGGCTGGCGGCCGTCCGTCGTCGGCAAGATCGTGTGGGCGAAGCTCAGCAGCGTCTGA
- the fbaA gene encoding class II fructose-bisphosphate aldolase, with translation MAIATPEVYNEMIDRAKAGKFAYPAVNITSSQTITAALQGFAEAESDGIIQVSVGGAEYGSGSTIKDRVAGSLALAAYAAEVAKNYPITVAIHTDHCTKQNLDSWVRPLLAIEAEQVKAGKNPTFQSHMFDGSNIPLDENLVIAAELLELSQAARTILEIEVGVVGGEEDGHTAEINDKLYTTAEDGLATVAALGAGEKGRYLTALTFGNVHGVYKPGAVKLRPSILAEIQKTVGDKIGKENPFDLVFHGGSGSTEAEIAEAVDNGVIKMNIDTDTQYAFSRPVADHFFKNYDGVLKVDGEVGNKKAYDPRAWGKLAEAGMAQRIVEAAQQLRSAGHKL, from the coding sequence ATGGCCATCGCAACCCCCGAGGTCTACAACGAGATGATCGACCGCGCGAAGGCGGGCAAGTTTGCCTACCCCGCGGTCAACATCACGTCCTCCCAGACGATCACGGCCGCCCTCCAGGGCTTCGCCGAGGCCGAGAGCGACGGCATCATCCAGGTGTCGGTCGGTGGCGCCGAGTACGGCTCCGGCTCGACGATCAAGGACCGCGTCGCCGGCTCGCTCGCGCTCGCCGCGTACGCCGCCGAGGTCGCGAAGAACTACCCGATCACGGTCGCGATCCACACGGACCACTGCACCAAGCAGAACCTCGACTCGTGGGTCCGCCCGCTCCTCGCCATCGAGGCGGAGCAGGTCAAGGCCGGCAAGAACCCGACGTTCCAGTCGCACATGTTCGACGGCTCGAACATCCCGCTCGACGAGAACCTCGTCATCGCCGCTGAGCTCCTCGAGCTCTCGCAGGCGGCCCGCACGATCCTCGAGATCGAGGTCGGCGTCGTCGGTGGCGAGGAGGACGGCCACACGGCCGAGATCAACGACAAGCTGTACACGACGGCTGAGGACGGCCTCGCGACCGTCGCCGCGCTCGGCGCCGGCGAGAAGGGCCGCTACCTGACCGCCCTCACCTTCGGCAACGTCCACGGCGTCTACAAGCCGGGTGCGGTCAAGCTGCGTCCGTCGATCCTCGCCGAGATCCAGAAGACGGTCGGTGACAAGATCGGCAAGGAGAACCCGTTCGACCTCGTGTTCCACGGTGGCTCCGGCTCGACCGAGGCCGAGATCGCCGAGGCCGTCGACAACGGTGTCATCAAGATGAACATCGACACCGACACCCAGTACGCGTTCTCGCGTCCGGTCGCCGACCACTTCTTCAAGAACTACGACGGCGTCCTGAAGGTCGACGGCGAGGTCGGCAACAAGAAGGCGTACGACCCGCGCGCCTGGGGCAAGCTCGCCGAGGCCGGCATGGCCCAGCGCATCGTCGAGGCTGCCCAGCAGCTCCGCTCCGCTGGTCACAAGCTCTGA